TAGGTGATGGGGCACTTATCAATCTCTGTGCTTTTTGCAGGTAAGTGATGACTAGTCCCAGACAATCTCTTTCCAGATGTTTCTAGGTCTGGCTGTGGCTGGCTGTGGCCATCCCATAAAAAAGAACGGGGGTATTCACAACCGACCGTTCTAAGCAGGATGCTTCCCATCACCCGACCCACACCAATACAAGCGTGTGAGTGCGTTGGTGTCCTTAGAGATACATACTCATCATTTAAAAAGAACAGACCTCCCCTCCGTTGTTTTCAGCAAGCATCAAGCATCGCTCGTCTTCAGTTTGGCTACTCCAGATGTGTTTGACCTTGGGCGCGCTCCTTTAGGACAACTGTTTGACGCAATCACTCAACAGCCAAAAGGCAAGTAATCGTCAAGCGTTCAAGCAGAAACGCTGTGCTGGTCTAGCCTCGTGTATTCAAATCTCTGCCCTGCTTGTTGCCGTTTGACCGACACTCAAACAATCGTCAAACAAGTTAGGCAGTCGCCAAACCCAGTCATAGTCTTCGATGTCCGCTGATAAAGCACCCTCAACCCACTTTCAGGACATCATCAGCACGCTGAATCGCTTTTGGGGTGAACAGGGCTGTGTGTTGTTGCAGCCCTATGACACTGAAAAGGGTGCTGGAACCATGAGCCCTCATACGGTGCTTCGGGCGATAGGACCTGAGCCGTGGGCTGTTGCTTATCCAGAACCTTGCCGTCGCCCCACCGATGGTCGTTATGGCGATAACCCCAATCGGGCGCAGCACTACTTTCAGTACCAAGTGCTGATTAAGCCCTCTCCCGATGGCATTCAGGAAACTTATCTTGCATCCCTTGCGGCCTTAGGAATTTGCGCTGCGGATCATGACATTCGTTTTGTGGAGGACAACTGGGAGTCCCCAACGCTTGGTGCCTGGGGTGTGGGTTGGGAGGTGTGGTTGGACGGCATGGAGGTCACCCAGTTCACCTACTTCCAGCAATGTGGCGGTATCGACTGCAAGCCCGTCTCAATTGAGATCACTTATGGCTTAGAGCGCTTAGCGATGTACCTACAGGATGTGGAAAGCATCTGGGATTTGAGCTGGAACGAAGAACGTAGCTATGGGGATATTTGGCTCCCCTTCGAGAAGGGCCAATGTCAATTTAATTTTGAAGCATCCAATCCTGATCGACTTAAACAGCTCTTTGCTATTTATGAGGCAGAAGCCGCTGATCTGATTGAACAAAACTTGCCAGCGCCTGCTCTCGACTTTGTCCTGAAGTGTAGTCATACGTTCAATCTGTTGGAAGCTCGTGGCGTAATTTCGGTGACAGAACGTACCGCTACGATTGGACGGATTCGTAATCTTGCGCGAAAAGTGGCTGAGGCTTGGCTGGCAGAACGGGAGGCTCTGGGATTCCCTTTGCTGCAGCCAATAGCGGCCGCGGCGGGGGATCATTGACCTTGCTGTGCATGCATCAATCAAGCAGTATTGATTCATGATTTGAGATTATTTTTAAAATCCTATCTGTTGAATTGATTGAGTTGATACACATCTGTCAGTGATTGTTTTTCAACTCGCTCTGACCTGATGACAGTGAACTTGCTGAAAGAATGCACTTGAGGGCATCGCTACTCTCCTTTGTCTTTTAGGGGAATGCTTTAACCAGCTTGATGGCTCAGCGTTGATGAACGTTGCTCTTTGGCTGGTTCTATTGATGCTTGCCACTCAGCTCGGGGCGGCCTTTTCCCAGGGGATTCATCACTGGATTGTGGTGTTGCTTGGTCTTGCTGCGGCTGTTCTAGTGATCTGCCACCGGTATGCGCTTCCAGGCTGGAAGCTGATTCTTTTTGTTGTCGTGCTGTGTGGCTTGTTTCTGCGCTCGTCTACGGGGCAAGAGGCCATACCCCCTACATCACTGGATCCGCTTCAGCTTGTGCCAAGCGGCTCCGATCAGAAGCCGCTGGTGATTGAGGGACGTGCCCTCGCTGATGCACATGTGCGTAGAGGGCGCTGCCAAGCCCTGCTGCAGGTGAATCATCTTGGTGGCAAGGTTCGCGATGGACGCACCGAACTGGTAGCGGACCCCTGCTTTCAGATGTTGCGCAAAGGCTCGTTGCTAAGGGCTCAGGGTCAGCTCGTGACTCCTGCAGTCGCAACCCATCCCCTGCTTCCCAATCCGGCTAAACGTTTGGCGGCTCGCGGATGTTGGACCCAATTCCGTACCAAGCAAGTGGAGCTGATTCATCAAGCACACACTCCTCTGGCTGATGCGCGTCGTCAGATCGCTGCTCGATTTCAAGATTCAGCAGGAGAGCATTCAGGTGGACTACTGGCGGCGTTGGTGCTTGGGGGTGCCCAAGTTGAGCTCAATTCGGAGCTCCGAGAGGCCTTTCGTGTGGCGGGTTTATCCCATGTATTAGCAGCATCTGGATTTCACCTTTCGGTGTTGTTGGGAACCACGCTTGCACTGACGCGCAGGGTTGACATGCTCTTGCGATTGGCGGCTGGAGTGGGCGCCATGGCTGTTTTCCTTGCACTGGCGGGTGTGCAGCCATCGGTTGTTCGCGCTGTGTTGATGGGAGCTACCTCTCTCCTGATCCGAGAACGGGGCTCTCGAGCTCAACCCTTGGGCGTGTTGCTCACCACATTGGTTTTGATGCTGTTGGTGCACCCTTCCTGGGCAAGTTCTATTGGTTTTCAGCTCAGTGCCTCTGCGACAGCTGGTTTAGTGCTCAGTTCGCAGCCACTAGAGCAGTGGCTCCTCCAGTTGTGTCCTCAGCGTTGGATGCGAGTTATGGCCCCTGCCTTATCGGTGCCAGTGGCGGCGCTGCTCTGGACCCTTCCTCTGCAAATCCTGCATTTCGGATCTGTGCCTTTGTATGCGCTGGTTAGCAACCTGATCGCTGCACCATTGCTGGCACCGCTCACCCTTTCGGCCATGACCCTGGCGCTGTTGACCTTGCTGCTGCCAACTGCGATTACTGCGCTGGTGATGCCGGTGTTGGTTGCGCCGGTGCAGCAGTTGGCGTTGTTGTTGATCGCTTTGGTGCATTGGATCAGTTCTTGGCCCCATGCCCAGATGCTCACGGGACATCCGCAGCCTTGGGTGGTGCTGGTCGTTGTGCTGGCGCTTCTTCCTTGGGCCTTGCCGTCTCTGCATCGTTGGCGATGGAGAGCTTTCCCTCTTTTGCTCTGCGCCACGCTGGTGCAAGCCAGTGTTCAGCTCAGCGATGAGCTTGTCATGGTGCGGCAGTGGGGGAGACAGTGGCTACTGGCCCGTCACCAGGGGCGGGCTGCTCTGATAAGCAGTCACGGGGATTTGCTCAGTTGCCAGTTGGCTCAGCAACTTGGGCATGGTTATGGACACCCTCGCTTGGACTGGGTGGTGGTGATGGATCCAGTGGCGAGTGATCACAGCCGTTGTTGGACTGAATTAGCGCATACCGTTAGGGCTGAGCATCAGGGGCAGCCTCCTTTGCTGCCAGGTCAACGTCTTCAAAGCCCTGGTTTGATGCTTCGCCCACTTGGAGGCCAAGATCGG
The Synechococcus sp. CC9311 DNA segment above includes these coding regions:
- the glyQ gene encoding glycine--tRNA ligase subunit alpha, translating into MSADKAPSTHFQDIISTLNRFWGEQGCVLLQPYDTEKGAGTMSPHTVLRAIGPEPWAVAYPEPCRRPTDGRYGDNPNRAQHYFQYQVLIKPSPDGIQETYLASLAALGICAADHDIRFVEDNWESPTLGAWGVGWEVWLDGMEVTQFTYFQQCGGIDCKPVSIEITYGLERLAMYLQDVESIWDLSWNEERSYGDIWLPFEKGQCQFNFEASNPDRLKQLFAIYEAEAADLIEQNLPAPALDFVLKCSHTFNLLEARGVISVTERTATIGRIRNLARKVAEAWLAEREALGFPLLQPIAAAAGDH
- a CDS encoding ComEC/Rec2 family competence protein, translated to MNVALWLVLLMLATQLGAAFSQGIHHWIVVLLGLAAAVLVICHRYALPGWKLILFVVVLCGLFLRSSTGQEAIPPTSLDPLQLVPSGSDQKPLVIEGRALADAHVRRGRCQALLQVNHLGGKVRDGRTELVADPCFQMLRKGSLLRAQGQLVTPAVATHPLLPNPAKRLAARGCWTQFRTKQVELIHQAHTPLADARRQIAARFQDSAGEHSGGLLAALVLGGAQVELNSELREAFRVAGLSHVLAASGFHLSVLLGTTLALTRRVDMLLRLAAGVGAMAVFLALAGVQPSVVRAVLMGATSLLIRERGSRAQPLGVLLTTLVLMLLVHPSWASSIGFQLSASATAGLVLSSQPLEQWLLQLCPQRWMRVMAPALSVPVAALLWTLPLQILHFGSVPLYALVSNLIAAPLLAPLTLSAMTLALLTLLLPTAITALVMPVLVAPVQQLALLLIALVHWISSWPHAQMLTGHPQPWVVLVVVLALLPWALPSLHRWRWRAFPLLLCATLVQASVQLSDELVMVRQWGRQWLLARHQGRAALISSHGDLLSCQLAQQLGHGYGHPRLDWVVVMDPVASDHSRCWTELAHTVRAEHQGQPPLLPGQRLQSPGLMLRPLGGQDRRWYLRVSGQSHRLRQSSGGALRWDNAG